The Allocatelliglobosispora scoriae genome contains a region encoding:
- the pth gene encoding aminoacyl-tRNA hydrolase has product MNWLVVGLGNPGRQYAGNRHNVGFMIVDLIAKRLGAKFGRHNRAMADVAEARLGLGGEAPRLVLAKPLTYMNLSGGPVAALAQFYKIEPAQVIAVHDELDIPFGQLRLKLGGGEGGHNGLRSMSKSLSTKDYLRVRFGVGRPPGRQDPADYVLADFAGAERKELEFMVDRAADVVEELITKGLEPTQNAYH; this is encoded by the coding sequence ATGAACTGGCTGGTGGTGGGGCTGGGCAACCCCGGAAGGCAGTACGCGGGCAACCGGCACAACGTCGGGTTCATGATCGTCGACCTGATCGCGAAGCGCCTGGGCGCCAAGTTCGGCCGGCACAACCGGGCGATGGCCGATGTGGCGGAGGCCCGGCTGGGTCTGGGTGGCGAGGCGCCGCGGCTGGTGCTGGCGAAGCCGCTGACCTACATGAATCTCTCCGGCGGACCGGTCGCGGCACTGGCCCAGTTCTACAAGATCGAGCCCGCGCAGGTCATCGCCGTCCATGACGAGCTGGACATCCCCTTCGGCCAGCTCCGGCTGAAGCTCGGCGGCGGCGAGGGTGGCCACAATGGACTCCGCTCCATGTCCAAGTCGCTGTCGACAAAGGACTATCTGCGGGTGCGCTTCGGTGTCGGCCGCCCGCCCGGCCGCCAGGATCCCGCGGATTACGTTCTCGCGGACTTCGCCGGTGCCGAACGCAAGGAACTCGAGTTCATGGTGGACCGTGCGGCGGACGTCGTCGAGGAGCTCATCACCAAGGGTCTGGAGCCGACGCAAAACGCTTATCACTGA